From Butyricimonas paravirosa, one genomic window encodes:
- the mraZ gene encoding division/cell wall cluster transcriptional repressor MraZ, producing the protein MLSFIGDYTCKLDSKGRAVVPAVFRKEMQAAGEVSFVMRRNIFDECIDVYPKDEWLKLIAGLREKLSQFNREQVRFFREFFRGAQEVELDGNGRVLIPRKMLDSIGIEGDEIVMVGQDSKIEIWGKIKYEESTMNTDEFVLLTSQIGL; encoded by the coding sequence ATGTTGTCATTTATTGGAGATTATACATGCAAGCTAGATAGCAAGGGACGAGCTGTTGTTCCGGCTGTTTTCCGGAAGGAAATGCAGGCGGCGGGAGAGGTGTCGTTTGTGATGCGGCGGAATATTTTCGATGAATGTATTGACGTTTACCCGAAGGATGAGTGGTTGAAGTTGATCGCGGGATTGAGGGAGAAGTTGAGCCAGTTTAACCGGGAACAGGTGCGTTTTTTTCGGGAGTTTTTCCGGGGGGCGCAGGAGGTGGAACTGGACGGGAACGGGCGCGTGTTGATTCCGCGTAAGATGCTGGATAGTATCGGTATCGAAGGAGATGAGATCGTGATGGTAGGGCAGGATTCGAAAATCGAGATTTGGGGTAAAATAAAGTATGAAGAGAGTACGATGAATACGGATGAATTTGTACTTTTGACGTCGCAAATCGGTTTGTAG
- a CDS encoding aminotransferase class IV has product MERFIETIKVLDGQFYNLEAHERRARVTAEAFFGKPLAWEVGRMVIPATMCSGLVKCRVVYDSEVREVSFQPYVMRRIRSLRLVNGDGVDYRYKSTDRSVFARLLEKRGECDDVLIVRDGWVTDTSFTNVVFEDAGGGLYTPETCLLEGTRRQSLLDEGRIQACPIRVEDIRYFRRVFLVNAMIGIEDEISVPVVNIVE; this is encoded by the coding sequence ATGGAGCGTTTTATCGAGACGATCAAGGTGCTGGACGGGCAGTTTTATAATCTGGAAGCCCACGAGCGAAGGGCTAGGGTGACGGCGGAGGCCTTTTTCGGGAAGCCTCTCGCGTGGGAGGTCGGGCGGATGGTTATTCCGGCCACGATGTGTTCCGGGTTGGTGAAGTGCCGGGTGGTGTATGATTCGGAGGTCCGGGAGGTGAGTTTTCAGCCTTACGTGATGAGGCGGATCAGGAGTTTACGACTGGTGAACGGGGATGGTGTGGATTACCGCTACAAATCGACGGATCGGTCGGTGTTTGCCCGTTTGCTGGAAAAGCGGGGAGAGTGTGATGACGTGTTGATCGTGCGGGATGGGTGGGTGACCGATACCTCTTTTACGAACGTGGTGTTCGAGGATGCGGGTGGCGGCCTTTACACGCCGGAGACTTGTTTGCTTGAGGGGACTAGGCGGCAGAGTTTGTTGGACGAGGGGAGGATTCAGGCGTGTCCGATTCGGGTGGAGGATATTCGCTATTTCCGGAGGGTGTTTCTTGTGAATGCAATGATCGGGATAGAAGATGAAATTAGTGTTCCAGTGGTGAATATTGTGGAGTAA
- a CDS encoding aminodeoxychorismate synthase component I, with amino-acid sequence MNMITANEVRACMNEAGARREPFLFGVDFELSEGFFVSDPLGQQEILFEAGGVTNSPVGEGMPGEVSEKVFSPNPVAFEVYREKFAVVREGLARGDSFLLNLTVATGLETDWTLEEIFHRAWSPYRLLVPGRFVCFSPEIFVRVDEGVISSYPMKGTIDASVPDAGRVILEDYKERSEHNTIVDLIRNDLNRVAERVDVRRFRYIDRLRVSRGEILQVSSEVTGRLTGDYYSRLGEVVFGMLPAGSISGAPKPSTLRIIARAEGERRGFYTGVFGYFDGKRLDSAVMIRYIEVRDGRYYFRSGGGITINSECRAEYEEVLAKVYLPFDK; translated from the coding sequence ATGAATATGATTACTGCTAACGAGGTCCGGGCGTGCATGAATGAGGCGGGAGCCCGGCGGGAACCGTTTTTGTTCGGTGTTGATTTCGAGTTGTCGGAAGGCTTTTTCGTGTCCGATCCGCTGGGACAGCAAGAGATTCTTTTCGAGGCCGGAGGTGTCACTAATTCCCCGGTGGGGGAAGGGATGCCGGGGGAGGTGTCGGAAAAAGTGTTTTCTCCGAATCCGGTGGCATTCGAGGTTTACCGGGAGAAGTTTGCCGTGGTGCGGGAGGGATTGGCTCGTGGCGATTCTTTTTTGTTGAACCTGACGGTGGCGACGGGGTTGGAGACTGACTGGACGTTGGAAGAGATTTTCCACCGGGCCTGGTCGCCTTACCGTTTGTTGGTTCCGGGGCGATTTGTCTGTTTCTCGCCGGAGATTTTCGTGCGGGTGGATGAGGGGGTGATTTCTTCTTACCCGATGAAGGGAACGATTGATGCCTCGGTGCCTGATGCGGGGCGGGTGATTCTGGAGGATTACAAGGAGCGTTCGGAGCATAACACGATCGTGGATTTGATCCGGAATGATCTTAACCGGGTGGCGGAACGGGTGGACGTGCGGCGTTTCCGGTATATCGATCGTTTGCGGGTGAGCCGGGGGGAGATTCTCCAAGTGAGTTCGGAGGTGACGGGACGGTTGACGGGGGATTATTATTCCCGTTTGGGGGAGGTGGTTTTCGGGATGTTGCCTGCCGGGTCTATTTCGGGTGCGCCGAAACCTTCGACGTTACGTATTATTGCCCGGGCAGAGGGTGAACGGAGAGGGTTTTACACGGGTGTCTTCGGGTATTTTGACGGGAAGAGGTTGGATTCGGCGGTGATGATTCGCTATATAGAGGTGCGTGACGGGCGGTATTATTTCCGTAGTGGCGGGGGAATCACGATTAACAGTGAGTGCCGGGCGGAGTACGAGGAGGTGCTGGCAAAGGTGTATCTTCCGTTTGATAAGTGA
- a CDS encoding lysophospholipid acyltransferase family protein, translating into MGYKKVVAAFYRGVLSARYRVRLEGAGLLAERRATLFLPNHQASVDPQIVCSQLLRYVDVSPLVTEGYFKIPLVAQVLHLMNAVRVPDLEKSRRGVEIVAGLNRVVIDALVAGHNVLLYPAGQLTNGGLERVGNKQGAWQVCHQLPEGTRVVGMRIRGLWGSMWSRAKTGRSPNFAWTYLKGIFYVLANLLFFVPRRDVTITFEDITDDAVRYAAEGRQPFNRFLESFYNAPGEEQPLFLKHFFYVRGRGY; encoded by the coding sequence ATGGGTTATAAAAAGGTAGTGGCGGCCTTTTACCGGGGTGTTTTGAGCGCCCGTTACCGGGTGCGCCTTGAGGGGGCGGGGTTACTGGCCGAGCGGCGGGCAACGTTGTTTTTGCCTAATCATCAGGCGTCGGTCGATCCGCAGATTGTTTGTTCTCAGTTGTTGCGTTACGTGGATGTGTCGCCGTTGGTGACGGAAGGGTATTTTAAGATCCCGTTGGTGGCTCAGGTATTGCACTTGATGAACGCGGTGCGGGTACCGGATTTGGAGAAGAGCCGCCGGGGGGTGGAGATCGTGGCGGGGTTGAACCGGGTGGTGATTGATGCTTTGGTGGCGGGGCATAACGTGTTGCTTTACCCGGCCGGGCAGTTGACGAATGGCGGGTTGGAGCGTGTGGGGAACAAACAGGGGGCTTGGCAGGTGTGTCACCAGTTGCCGGAGGGTACGCGTGTCGTGGGTATGCGTATTCGGGGTTTGTGGGGGAGCATGTGGTCAAGAGCCAAGACGGGGCGTTCACCGAATTTTGCGTGGACTTATCTGAAAGGGATATTTTATGTGCTGGCGAACTTGCTGTTTTTCGTGCCTCGGCGTGACGTGACGATTACTTTCGAGGATATTACCGACGATGCGGTGCGTTATGCCGCGGAGGGACGGCAACCGTTCAATCGTTTTTTGGAGAGTTTTTATAATGCTCCGGGTGAGGAGCAACCTTTGTTTTTAAAACATTTCTTTTACGTGAGGGGTCGGGGGTACTGA
- a CDS encoding MFS transporter — MAKRKNWFSLFFTNYLGVLNDNFLKTLACFICIAWVGKENESMVVTLASAALVIPYLLFSPLAGRLAKIYKKRKIVVWAKFAEMLIMVVAAAGFLTHSTGLVLSSILLMGLQSALFSPSKYGLIRDIGGEEGISYGSGAMEMFAFVGILTGTLMAAFLSESVTIPVLCVILFGVALFGWLSSLTIRANESEPMKESHETLNPVKFVKDMFVRALAFKGLNLVVVGLATFWFIGSMIQMVLIVYCRSDLGMNDSETGIVMSLAAVGIGAGCYLAGVLSRRDVELGLVPYGGITTGLTLLAIFVFDAHGVTFGVLVFLAAFFSGMFKVPLDAWIQANVKGRELGDMLAYSNLITFLFMLMASGCFGGMTMFFDTKYVFIFLAVLTFAITIILFSCVEEVRVRFKKFRLKN, encoded by the coding sequence ATGGCGAAGAGAAAGAATTGGTTTTCCCTGTTTTTCACGAATTATCTGGGAGTTTTGAATGATAATTTCCTGAAGACGCTGGCGTGTTTTATTTGCATTGCTTGGGTGGGGAAGGAGAACGAGTCGATGGTGGTGACGCTGGCATCGGCGGCATTGGTGATACCGTATTTGCTGTTTTCCCCGTTGGCGGGACGATTGGCGAAGATATATAAAAAGCGAAAGATTGTGGTTTGGGCGAAGTTTGCCGAGATGCTGATTATGGTCGTAGCTGCGGCCGGGTTCCTGACGCACTCGACGGGACTGGTGTTGTCATCCATTTTGTTGATGGGATTGCAGAGTGCGCTGTTTTCTCCTTCGAAGTACGGGCTGATTCGTGACATCGGGGGTGAAGAGGGGATTTCTTACGGTTCCGGGGCTATGGAGATGTTCGCTTTCGTGGGTATTCTGACAGGGACGTTGATGGCGGCCTTTTTGTCGGAGAGCGTGACGATCCCGGTGCTGTGCGTGATCCTGTTCGGGGTGGCGTTGTTCGGTTGGTTGTCGAGTCTGACGATTCGAGCGAACGAGAGCGAACCGATGAAGGAGAGCCACGAGACGTTGAATCCCGTGAAGTTTGTGAAAGATATGTTCGTGCGGGCGTTGGCGTTCAAGGGGTTGAATCTGGTGGTTGTGGGACTGGCCACGTTTTGGTTTATCGGTTCGATGATCCAAATGGTGCTTATCGTGTACTGCCGTTCGGATTTGGGGATGAACGATTCGGAGACGGGTATCGTGATGTCGTTGGCTGCCGTGGGAATCGGGGCGGGATGTTATCTTGCCGGGGTGTTGTCCCGTCGGGACGTGGAGTTGGGATTGGTGCCGTATGGAGGGATCACAACGGGATTGACGTTGCTGGCGATATTCGTTTTTGACGCTCACGGGGTGACGTTCGGTGTACTCGTGTTCCTCGCCGCGTTTTTCAGTGGGATGTTCAAGGTGCCGCTGGACGCTTGGATTCAAGCGAACGTGAAGGGGCGGGAGCTGGGGGATATGCTGGCTTACTCGAACCTGATCACTTTTCTGTTCATGTTGATGGCATCGGGGTGTTTCGGGGGAATGACGATGTTTTTCGACACGAAGTACGTGTTTATTTTTCTTGCCGTGCTGACGTTCGCGATCACGATTATTTTGTTCTCGTGCGTGGAGGAGGTGAGGGTAAGGTTTAAGAAGTTTAGACTAAAGAATTAG
- a CDS encoding anthranilate synthase component II — protein sequence MENSKIKNILVIDNHDSFVYNLVQILRENEHCQFDIVYNDQIDFSSLSRYDKILLSPGPGIPAEAGELLALIEHCKNTHDILGVCLGHQAIAESFGASLQQLPLPKHGHESPLTIVDPTDILYHGLTYPVQVGRYHSWIVNPHTLPSCLRISALDEEGHIMSFYHTTLPIRGVQYHPESIITRQGCQMINNWINEEKSL from the coding sequence ATGGAGAATTCAAAAATAAAAAATATACTTGTCATTGATAATCATGACTCGTTCGTCTATAACCTCGTCCAAATCCTCCGGGAAAACGAACACTGCCAATTCGACATCGTTTATAACGACCAAATCGACTTTTCCTCGCTCAGCCGCTACGACAAGATCCTATTATCTCCCGGACCGGGAATTCCAGCCGAGGCCGGAGAACTTCTCGCACTCATCGAGCATTGTAAAAACACTCACGACATCCTCGGTGTATGCCTCGGCCACCAAGCCATCGCCGAATCCTTCGGTGCCAGCTTGCAACAACTGCCTCTCCCCAAACACGGCCACGAAAGTCCCCTCACAATCGTCGATCCCACCGACATTCTCTACCACGGCCTCACCTATCCCGTGCAAGTAGGACGGTACCACTCATGGATCGTGAACCCTCACACGCTCCCCTCATGCCTCCGCATCAGCGCCCTCGACGAAGAAGGTCACATCATGTCCTTCTACCACACAACCCTCCCCATCCGAGGCGTTCAATATCACCCCGAATCCATCATCACCCGCCAAGGCTGCCAAATGATTAATAACTGGATAAACGAAGAAAAGAGTTTATAA
- a CDS encoding B12-binding domain-containing radical SAM protein encodes MLLLWLDLNSSYAHSSLALPAIHAQVEGKEGNVEWRKVSATINSNVGSVVAEIVAARPDVVAATAWLFTHEVLLKITARVKALLPECTIIFGGPEMLGDNEEYLRRNRHVACVFRGEGELGFHEWLGVYDCPSRWNEVVGLCWLDAEGVYHDGGLARVMEFDQLMIPERSRFFDWTKPFVQLETTRGCFNTCAFCVSGAEKPVRVLSVERIRERLTVIRDHGIRDIRLLDRTFNGSSRRAISLLELFREFAPGMRFHLEIHPALLSDEVKELLRELPAGLLHLEAGIQSLRENVLQACRRIGDLQAALDGLRYLASLSNLVVHADLIAGLPLYSLEQMVEDVRVLAGFGTGEIQLELLKLLPGTAMRAEAEALGIVYSPDVPYEVLQTKAMSVEDLRQARLLSRLLDGFYNALAWQEVTRKLIGYDECFLSDFLRWMEERELLEQPLSLERRGALLYEFCEERYPMFLTDISVAWIVAGIPFAKEPSKRLKPWSKDVPGDVVNVMGEYESVMRVYYLSGEKEEFWFGFDRGKSASRPLYVGKKLRGF; translated from the coding sequence ATGTTACTTCTTTGGTTGGATTTGAATTCTTCGTATGCTCATTCTTCATTGGCTCTTCCGGCTATTCATGCTCAAGTGGAAGGAAAGGAGGGGAATGTGGAATGGAGGAAGGTTTCAGCGACGATCAATTCAAATGTGGGGAGTGTGGTGGCCGAGATCGTGGCGGCCCGGCCCGATGTGGTGGCGGCGACGGCGTGGTTGTTCACGCATGAGGTGTTGTTGAAGATCACGGCTCGGGTGAAGGCGTTGTTACCGGAATGTACCATTATATTCGGGGGACCGGAGATGTTGGGGGATAATGAGGAGTATTTGCGTCGGAATCGGCACGTGGCTTGCGTGTTTCGGGGAGAGGGTGAGTTAGGATTTCACGAGTGGCTAGGGGTGTACGATTGTCCTTCCCGGTGGAATGAGGTTGTGGGGCTGTGTTGGTTGGATGCGGAGGGTGTGTATCATGATGGGGGATTAGCGAGGGTGATGGAGTTCGATCAATTGATGATTCCGGAACGCAGTCGTTTTTTCGATTGGACAAAGCCATTCGTACAGTTGGAAACGACGAGGGGGTGTTTTAATACTTGTGCTTTTTGCGTGAGTGGGGCGGAGAAACCCGTGCGGGTGTTGTCTGTGGAGCGTATTCGGGAACGCCTGACTGTTATTCGGGATCATGGTATTCGGGATATTCGGTTGTTGGATCGTACTTTTAACGGGTCTTCCCGGAGGGCGATCAGTTTGCTGGAGTTGTTCAGGGAGTTTGCTCCGGGGATGCGTTTTCATTTGGAGATTCATCCGGCGTTGCTTTCTGATGAGGTGAAGGAGTTGTTGCGGGAGTTGCCTGCCGGGTTGTTGCATCTGGAGGCGGGAATTCAGAGTTTACGGGAGAATGTGTTACAGGCTTGTCGGCGAATCGGTGATTTACAGGCGGCTTTGGATGGGCTGCGTTATTTGGCGTCATTATCTAATTTGGTGGTACACGCTGATTTGATTGCCGGGTTACCATTGTATTCTTTGGAACAGATGGTCGAGGATGTGCGGGTATTGGCTGGTTTCGGAACGGGAGAGATCCAGTTGGAGTTGTTGAAATTATTACCCGGAACAGCGATGCGTGCGGAGGCAGAGGCTTTGGGAATTGTTTATTCCCCGGACGTGCCGTACGAGGTGTTGCAGACGAAAGCGATGTCGGTGGAGGATTTGCGTCAAGCCCGGTTGTTGTCTCGTTTGCTGGATGGTTTTTATAATGCTTTGGCATGGCAGGAGGTGACCCGTAAGTTGATCGGGTATGATGAATGTTTCCTATCGGATTTTCTACGTTGGATGGAGGAACGGGAGTTGTTGGAGCAACCGCTTAGTTTGGAACGACGGGGGGCGTTGCTGTACGAGTTTTGCGAGGAACGGTACCCGATGTTTCTGACTGATATTTCGGTAGCGTGGATTGTTGCGGGGATTCCTTTTGCTAAGGAACCGAGTAAGCGGCTGAAACCGTGGAGTAAAGATGTTCCGGGGGATGTGGTGAACGTGATGGGGGAATACGAGAGTGTGATGCGGGTGTATTATTTATCGGGGGAAAAGGAGGAATTCTGGTTCGGTTTCGATCGGGGGAAATCGGCGTCAAGACCATTGTACGTGGGGAAAAAACTGAGGGGATTTTAG
- a CDS encoding mechanosensitive ion channel family protein: MEELLTSPSNVSLDVFLTKMIDLGISVGSKILLAIVVFLVGRWIVRRLNKLLAKILEKRHVEASLSTFVKSLVNITLTLLLIIVVIGVLGIETSSFIALFASAGVAIGMALSGTLQNFAGGVMILLFKPFKVGDTIEAQGQSGTVREIQIFNTILATPDNKIIIIPNGGLSTGLMKNYSREATRRVDWEFGIAYGDDYTKAKAVIARLLDADGRVLKDPAYFIALTSLGESSVNIVVRAWVNAGDYWGVYFDMNEKVYKTFAEENLNIPFPQLDVHLHKQAE; encoded by the coding sequence ATGGAAGAATTATTGACAAGTCCTTCTAATGTGTCATTAGATGTGTTCTTAACTAAGATGATCGATTTGGGAATATCGGTCGGTTCTAAGATTTTGTTGGCTATCGTGGTGTTCCTTGTGGGACGCTGGATTGTCCGGCGATTGAACAAGTTGTTGGCGAAGATATTGGAAAAACGTCATGTGGAGGCTTCTTTGTCTACGTTCGTGAAGAGTTTGGTGAATATCACGTTAACGTTGTTGTTGATTATCGTGGTGATTGGAGTGTTGGGTATCGAGACCAGCTCGTTTATAGCCTTGTTTGCATCTGCCGGTGTTGCCATTGGTATGGCATTGAGCGGTACGTTACAGAATTTCGCCGGAGGGGTAATGATTTTGTTGTTCAAGCCGTTTAAGGTCGGAGATACGATCGAGGCTCAGGGACAGAGTGGTACGGTGAGGGAGATTCAGATATTTAACACGATTCTGGCGACTCCCGATAATAAGATTATCATTATCCCGAATGGCGGTTTGTCAACGGGGTTGATGAAAAACTATTCACGGGAGGCTACTCGCCGTGTGGATTGGGAGTTCGGAATTGCTTACGGGGATGATTACACGAAGGCGAAAGCCGTGATTGCCCGTTTACTGGATGCGGATGGACGTGTGTTGAAGGACCCGGCTTATTTTATTGCCTTGACTTCTTTGGGAGAGAGTTCGGTGAATATCGTGGTTCGTGCTTGGGTGAACGCCGGGGATTACTGGGGTGTTTATTTTGATATGAACGAGAAGGTGTACAAGACGTTCGCCGAGGAGAATCTGAATATTCCGTTCCCACAGTTGGATGTGCATTTGCATAAACAGGCAGAATAG
- a CDS encoding ACP phosphodiesterase, producing MNYLAHIFLSGNNRKVQIGNFVGDAVKGRTYENYPSGFREGILLHREIDDYTDHHPVVREAIDMLRGDFGRYSGVLTDIYFDHLLARDFRRYSGRSLRWFACGFYGALVLNYRHLPERFKGFLWHFILTNRLVRYASLSGIKRSLEIMVEYKNLGVDPEAAIVFFERNQDRLQELFDRFLPDVQEKCRMMLEADISC from the coding sequence ATGAATTATTTAGCACATATATTCCTCTCGGGAAATAATCGGAAAGTTCAGATCGGGAACTTTGTTGGGGATGCTGTTAAGGGGCGGACTTACGAGAATTATCCGTCGGGTTTTCGGGAGGGTATTCTGTTACACCGGGAAATTGATGATTACACGGATCATCATCCCGTGGTTCGGGAGGCAATAGATATGTTGCGAGGTGATTTCGGACGTTATTCCGGCGTTTTGACGGATATTTATTTTGATCATTTATTGGCAAGGGATTTTCGACGTTATTCCGGGCGGTCGTTGAGGTGGTTTGCCTGTGGTTTTTATGGGGCGTTAGTCTTGAATTATCGTCATTTGCCGGAACGGTTTAAAGGGTTCCTTTGGCATTTTATCCTGACAAATCGGTTGGTGCGTTATGCTTCCCTTTCCGGGATTAAGCGTTCGCTGGAAATCATGGTGGAGTACAAGAATCTGGGAGTTGACCCGGAGGCGGCCATCGTCTTTTTCGAGAGGAATCAGGATCGGTTACAGGAGTTGTTCGATCGTTTCCTGCCGGATGTTCAAGAGAAATGTCGTATGATGTTGGAGGCGGATATAAGTTGTTAA
- a CDS encoding C40 family peptidase, whose protein sequence is MNRTFKFNTLYIGILLLTLAFSSCTSSKQLAIQKSKTAQLSRKLGFTVNRKDDLPLLEEVSRWLGTPYRYGGTTRTGADCSGFVGAVYKNVYHKSLQRTVVNIYNKDCQRIGKHRLKPGDLVFFNFSKRKKRTLNHMGIYLKNGYFAHASTSKGVMVNHLSENYYKKGWRKSGRVW, encoded by the coding sequence ATGAATAGAACATTTAAATTTAACACGTTATATATCGGGATTCTTTTACTGACCCTCGCCTTTTCGTCCTGTACCTCATCCAAACAACTCGCTATCCAAAAAAGTAAAACCGCACAGCTATCCCGTAAATTAGGATTCACGGTGAATCGGAAAGATGATCTACCCTTACTGGAAGAAGTCAGTCGATGGCTAGGAACTCCCTATCGGTATGGTGGAACCACTCGTACGGGTGCCGATTGTTCGGGATTCGTGGGAGCCGTGTATAAAAACGTTTACCACAAATCCCTACAACGCACAGTCGTTAATATCTACAACAAGGACTGCCAGCGCATCGGGAAACACCGTTTGAAACCGGGTGATCTTGTCTTTTTCAATTTCTCCAAGCGGAAGAAAAGAACCCTTAATCACATGGGAATCTACCTCAAAAACGGTTACTTCGCTCATGCCAGCACATCAAAAGGTGTCATGGTCAACCACCTAAGCGAAAATTACTATAAAAAAGGGTGGCGTAAATCCGGCAGGGTATGGTAG